In Priestia megaterium NBRC 15308 = ATCC 14581, the following proteins share a genomic window:
- the glmM gene encoding phosphoglucosamine mutase: MGKYFGTDGVRGVANSELTPELAFKIGRLGGYVLTKDSERPKVLIGRDTRVSGHMLEGALVAGLLSIGAEVMRLGVISTPGVAYLTKALGAQAGVMISASHNPVQDNGIKFFGPDGFKLSDAQENEIEALMDSETDQLPRPVGGDLGQVNDYFEGGQKYLQYLKQTVDEDFSGIHVALDCAHGATSSLAAHLFADLDADISTMGASPNGLNINDGVGSTHPEALSAFLKEKGADVGLAFDGDGDRLIAIDEKGEIVDGDQIMFICAKYLYEQGRLKKNTLVSTVMSNLGFYKALEASGIESAQTGVGDRYVVEEMKANQYNLGGEQSGHIIFLDYNTTGDGMLSAIQLVNIMQATKKPLSELAAEMKKYPQLLVNVKVTDKHHVTDNEKVKVVIEEVEKEMNGNGRVLVRPSGTEPLVRVMVEAQTQEECETYVTRIVEVVKEEMGLE; this comes from the coding sequence ATGGGTAAGTATTTTGGAACAGACGGAGTACGAGGAGTTGCCAATAGTGAATTAACTCCTGAGCTTGCTTTTAAAATTGGACGCTTAGGTGGTTACGTTCTAACAAAAGATTCAGAGCGACCAAAAGTATTAATCGGACGCGATACACGCGTTTCTGGTCATATGTTAGAAGGAGCGCTTGTTGCAGGATTGCTTTCAATTGGAGCAGAAGTTATGCGACTAGGTGTTATTTCAACTCCAGGGGTAGCGTATTTAACAAAAGCACTTGGCGCACAAGCAGGAGTCATGATTTCTGCTTCGCATAACCCAGTTCAAGATAACGGAATTAAATTCTTTGGTCCAGATGGATTTAAACTTTCAGATGCCCAAGAGAATGAAATTGAAGCGTTAATGGATAGTGAAACAGATCAATTACCAAGACCTGTTGGGGGAGACTTAGGTCAGGTAAATGACTATTTCGAAGGTGGACAAAAATATCTTCAATACTTAAAACAAACGGTTGATGAAGACTTCTCAGGTATTCATGTGGCATTAGACTGTGCGCACGGGGCAACGTCATCGTTAGCAGCACATTTATTTGCAGATCTAGATGCAGATATCTCTACAATGGGGGCATCTCCAAACGGATTAAACATCAATGACGGTGTAGGATCTACACATCCGGAAGCATTAAGTGCCTTCTTAAAAGAAAAAGGAGCGGATGTTGGATTAGCATTTGATGGAGACGGAGATCGTTTAATCGCAATCGACGAAAAAGGCGAGATTGTAGACGGTGATCAAATTATGTTCATTTGTGCAAAATACTTATATGAACAAGGACGTTTAAAGAAAAACACGCTTGTTTCTACCGTTATGAGTAACTTAGGCTTCTATAAAGCACTAGAAGCTAGTGGGATTGAAAGTGCACAAACTGGTGTAGGAGACCGTTATGTAGTAGAAGAAATGAAAGCTAATCAATATAACCTAGGTGGAGAACAGTCAGGTCATATTATTTTCTTAGATTACAACACAACAGGTGACGGTATGCTTTCAGCTATTCAGCTTGTAAACATTATGCAAGCAACGAAAAAGCCTTTATCAGAATTAGCAGCTGAAATGAAGAAATATCCTCAGCTTCTTGTAAATGTAAAAGTAACAGATAAGCATCATGTTACAGATAACGAGAAGGTAAAAGTAGTTATTGAAGAAGTGGAAAAAGAAATGAACGGTAATGGCCGAGTACTTGTACGCCCTTCAGGAACAGAGCCGTTAGTACGTGTGATGGTTGAAGCACAAACACAAGAAGAATGTGAAACTTATGTAACGCGTATCGTAGAAGTAGTAAAAGAAGAAATGGGCTTAGAGTAA